A window of the Motacilla alba alba isolate MOTALB_02 chromosome 26, Motacilla_alba_V1.0_pri, whole genome shotgun sequence genome harbors these coding sequences:
- the LAMTOR5 gene encoding ragulator complex protein LAMTOR5: MEGTLEQHLEETMKSPAVVGVLCTDSQGLNLGCRGTLSDEHAGIISVLAQQAAKLTSDPTDTPVVCLESDSGNIMIQKHDSITVAVHKLLS; this comes from the exons ATGGAGGGAACGCTGGAACAGCACCTGGAGGAGAC CATGAAGAGCCCGGCCGTGGTGGGCGTGCTGTGCACCGACTCGCAGGGGCTCAACCTGGGCT GCAGGGGCACCCTGTCAGACGAGCACGCTGGCATCATCTCGGTGCTGGCCCAGCAGGCGGCCAAGCTCACCTCGGACCCCACGGACACGCCCGTGGTGTGCCTGGAGTCAGACAGCGG GAACATCATGATCCAGAAGCACGACAGCATCACCGTGGCAGTGCACAAGCTGCTGTCCTGA
- the LOC119711843 gene encoding embryonic pepsinogen-like, protein MWSLVLLCAASALCQGVTRLPLERGKKLRDVLREKDLLPQFFQHHHYDIGTKFPHAFPNGTGVATEPLLNALDVEYYGTISIGTPPQDFSVVFDTGSSDLWVPSVSCPSLACQTHRMFDPAQSSTYKSTGLSLSIHYGTGEMEGTVGSDTVTVASLVDTHQLFGLSTAEPGRFFVDVQFDGILGLGYPNLAADGITPVFDNLVNQSLLQENLFSVYLSREAAGSVVIFGGIDESYFTGPINWIPVSYQGYWQISMDSVLVSSQEVACAGGCQAIIDTGTSLVAGPPSGIRNIQSAVGALQGEYGEHSVNCSSIPAMPDVIFVINGVQYPVSALAYTEQHNEGSCMSSFQDTSGDLWILGDVFIRVYYSIFDRANNRVGLARAV, encoded by the exons ATGTGGTCCCTCgtgctcctctgtgctgcctctgccctctgccaggGTGTCACCAG GCTGCCCTTGGAAAGGGGGAAGAAATTGAGAGATGTCCTCAGGGAGAAGGATTTGCTGCCCCAGTTCTTCCAGCACCACCACTACGACATCGGCACCAAGTTCCCGCACGCTTTTCCCAACGGAACCGGGGTGGCCACGGAGCCCCTGCTGAACGCCCTCGAC GTGGAATACTATGGGACCATCTCCATCGGCACGCCCCCGCAGGACTTCAGCGTGGTCTTCGACACCGGCTCCTCCGACCTCTGGgtcccctctgtgtcctgccccagcctggcttgCC AAACCCACCGGATGTTTGACCCCGCTCAGTCCTCCACCTACAAGAGCACGGGACTCAGTCTGTCCATCCACTACGGCACGGGCGAGATGGAGGGGACCGTGGGCTCCGACACCGTCACC gtggcCTCTCTGGTGGACACCCACCAGCTCTTCGGCTTGAGCACCGCCGAGCCCGGCCGGTTCTTCGTTGACGTCCAGTTCGATGGGATCCTGGGCCTGGGATACCCAAACCTGGCTGCTGATGGCATCACGCCTGTCTTCGATAACCTGGTGAACCAGAGCTTGCTGCAGGAGAACCTCTTCTCTGTCTACCTGTCCCG ggaggcagcagggagcgTGGTCATCTTCGGGGGCATCGATGAGTCCTACTTCACCGGCCCCATCAACTGGATCCCGGTCTCTTACCAGGGCTACTGGCAGATCTCCATGGACAG CGTCCTTGTGAGCAGCCAGGAGGTCGCGTGCGCTGGTGGCTGCCAGGCCATCATTGACACGGGCACTTCCCTGGTGGCCGGGCCACCCTCGGGCATCAGGAACATCCAGAGCGCCGTTGGGGCCCTGCAGGGCGAGTATGGAGAG cacagtgtgaactgcagctccatccctgccatgcCCGATGTCATCTTTGTCATCAACGGGGTCCAGTACCCCGTGTCTGCCTTGGCCTACACCGAGCAG CACAACGAAGGGTCTTGCATGAGCAGCTTCCAGGACACCTCTGGGGACCTCTGGATCTTGGGAGATGTCTTCATCAGGGTGTACTACAGCATCTTTGACCGGGCCAACAACCGCGTTGGGCTGGCCAGGGCTGTTTAG
- the KCNA10 gene encoding potassium voltage-gated channel subfamily A member 10, with the protein MMDVASWKEMEVALVSFDNADQIVEDPCYSNDLSPAGQSRKGHPSCANLLSNLRILINSENANNETIFSRFSAEFSDHLVGERVGMDEGDQRVIINIAGLRFETRLKTLDQFPETLLGDPEKRMRYFDSMRNEYFFDRNRPSFDGILYYYQSGGKIRRPANVPIDVFADEITFYELGDEAMDQFREDEGFIKDPETLLPTNDFHRQFWLLFEYPESSSAARGVALVSVLVIVISIIIFCMETLPEFREEREFRSTQELSKNVTDTLLSHSTFTDPFFVIETACIVWFSFELFVRFIVCPSKTEFFRNIMNIIDIVSIIPYFVTLTTELIQQSELNGQQNMSLAILRIIRLVRVFRIFKLSRHSKGLQILGQTLKASMRELGLLIFFLFIGVILFSSAVYFAEVDEPQSHFSSIPDGFWWAVVTMTTVGYGDMCPTTLGGKIVGTLCAIAGVLTIALPVPVIVSNFNYFYHRETENEEKQMLPGEVERLLASVATGNGSMESLNKTNGGYPRDKAKK; encoded by the coding sequence ATGATGGACGTGGCCAGTTGGAAGGAGATGGAGGTGGCACTAGTCAGTTTTGACAACGCTGATCAGATCGTGGAGGATCCCTGCTACTCCAACGACCTCAGCCCCGCCGGGCAGTCGCGGAAGGGCCACCCCAGCTGCGCCAACCTCCTGTCCAACCTGCGGATCCTCATCAACAGCGAGAACGCCAACAATGAGACCATCTTCTCCAGGTTCTCCGCCGAGTTCAGCGACCACCTGGTGGGGGAGAGGGTGGGCATGGATGAGGGCGACCAACGAGTCATCATCAACATCGCTGGGCTGAGGTTTGAGACGCGGCTCAAGACCCTCGACCAGTTCCCCGAGACCTTGCTTGGGGACCCGGAAAAGAGGATGCGTTACTTCGACTCCATGAGGAATGAATATTTCTTTGACAGGAACAGGCCCAGTTTTGATGGGATCCTGTACTATTACCAGTCTGGGGGGAAAATACGGCGCCCAGCCAACGTCCCCATTGATGTCTTTGCTGATGAAATCACCTTCTATGAGCTGGGTGATGAAGCCATGGACCAGTTCCGGGAGGATGAAGGGTTCATCAAGGATCCTGAGACCCTCTTACCAACCAATGACTTTCACAGGCAGTTCTGGCTGCTCTTCGAGTACCCTGAAAGCTCCAGTGCAGCCAGAGGTGTAGCTTTGGTCTCCGTCCTGGTCATTGTCATCTCCATCATCATCTTCTGCATGGAGACCCTGCCGGAGTTCCGGGAGGAGAGGGAGTTTAGGTCCACCCAGGAGCTTTCTAAGAACGTGACAGACACCTTGCTGTCCCACAGCACCTTCACGGACCCTTTCTTCGTCATAGAGACCGCCTGCATCGTCTGGTTCTCCTTTGAGCTCTTTGTCCGGTTCATCGTGTGCCCCAGCAAGACCGAGTTCTTCAGGAACATCATGAACATCATCGACATCGTGTCCATCATCCCCTACTTCGTGACGCTCACCACCGAGCTGATCCAGCAGAGCGAACTCAACGGGCAGCAGAACATGTCCTTGGCCATTCTGCGGATCATCCGCCTCGTCAGGGTCTTCCGCATCTTCAAGCTCTCCCGGCACTCCAAGGGGCTGCAGATCCTGGGGCAGACCCTCAAGGCCAGcatgagggagctgggcttgctcatcttcttcctcttcatcgGCGTCATCCTCTTCTCCAGCGCCGTCTACTTCGCGGAAGTCGACGAGCCGCAGTCCCATTTCTCCAGCATTCCCGACGGCTTCTGGTGGGCCGTGGTCACCATGACCACCGTGGGCTACGGGGACATGTGTCCCACCACGCTGGGCGGGAAGATCGTGGGGACTCTGTGCGCCATCGCGGGGGTGCTGACCATCGCCCTCCCCGTGCCCGTCATCGTCTCCAACTTCAACTATTTCTACCACCGGGAGACGGAGAACGAGGAGAAGCAGATGCTGCCGGGGGAGGTGGAGCGGCTGCTGGCCAGCGTGGCCACGGGCAACGGCAGCATGGAGTCGCTCAATAAGACCAATGGGGGTTACCCTCGAGACAAGGCCAAAAAATGA